The Rosa rugosa chromosome 1, drRosRugo1.1, whole genome shotgun sequence genomic sequence tggtgatcagtcaaatgctgagttttaaaagaagtatcgagaataaatatgcttatatatgtttctttgatttttggaattacattgtgagtgcgtcgattgtttacttgagttataataaatataattgaataaatcaacagttctttcttgtttgctcatacgggctgtcaaaagctcaccgggttttgtgttgttgcaactcccggtacactattcaaattgtgtagcgggtagtcttacaggtcaggagaatcagggcagtgatcgtgcggtttagagtattagtattagatttacagcaattgttttgtgaggagaattatactcatttgagttttactatttgatttggtgagagtgtgctgtaataagtagcttgaggatttggtttatgtaatatcaaaggtgtaatgtgcagttgattttgagaaagaaattctgagattataaacagggtatttgaggttcatgcttcgaatatgaattacttaaattcagaattcggggtgtgacaatttttatcccacagggtttttgttacctggcaaggtttttaacgaggcaacggatgaagtgtcaccaccaagtttgaagcggcacaagggggagtgttgaaggaatatcgatttagtgtgccttatcaaactaggagtagcaataggagagaaggttctagatttcccaatcctacacggattggtattccttgtaacattagaactaatactttgtaatccctatatatagggcttctattctcaataataatacagtacttctctcatcaatctctctcaataccaatatacttaaacacctACCAATTTGgttgggaatttggttttctactCGACATTAATTAAGTACTGTAATTCTGGTTTGCTGGTTTTATGCTTggctttctcttttctttttctttttttaataaagggctaGTTTTAtgcttgggttttttttttttttgaataaagggctggtttTATGCTTGGCTTTCTGTTACTCTGTATTTTCAATTGCCAAGTACCCAACCaacattttccctttttttaaaCAGACCTTGATGAACAGTTGCCAAATTTCTGCCATGAACCATTGCTACAGCATTTTCAAACACAAAAGGTGCTAAAATGGAGGGAAAAGCCGTACAGAcggatttacccctcaaaaatTGCCACGTTTCACACCACCTAACGGCGTCATTAACGCCGTGTACAAGTCTTTGGTCGGGAACAAATGTTCGTGTACCAAAGTTCATAATTTGTGACTTCGTGTAcgaaaattaatagtgggccaaacttcgtgcactgttcttaaaattttccctaaaGGAAAATGGTTctcaaaggaaagaaaaataggGGGGAAAGTGGTTCCCCCAATCCCCCACCCATCTTAGGATTCATTTTTCCTCCCAGATTCCTGCatttattataaaaatatatTCCTAACCTTTTCAAACACTGGAAAGGAAAATTGATAGGAATTGCAATTTCCCATGCCCGTGAAAAGAGCAAGGAAtcgatttcctttcctttcctttcctagAATCAAATGAGGCATGAGTTAATCAAGTTTTGTGATTAGTTCCAATAATTTTCTAAGATTTTTCTTAACACTCATGTTTAAAATTTTCATTCcaaaaattgaaagagataGATTTGAGTAGGCCTGAGCAttttagcccgaaaacccggacTGAATCGATTCGGACCTTCAAgtccgggccgggctttgaggaaaaaaatatagaaaaattaAAGCCCGGACCATTTGCATTTAAACAGGCCAGTTCCAGGCCCTGACATTCATAAGCCCCAAAGCCCGAAGAAAGGCCCGAAGAAATATAACCCTATATTCCTAAGTATATTGTCTTCAGTGTGTTGACTAAGACCCTTACTTCAGTCAACATTCAAAAATTCGCAGCCTTCTTCTGCAACCCTGACCCTTTCCCAAACTCAACCCTGACCCTTTCCTAAACTGGCAATCTGGCATAGTGCCATCTACAACCTTCGTTTCAGAAACCCAGCATCCTAGCATCTCGAACCCAGCAATCGATTCCTAGATTTTCCCTTAGCCCTCAAGCACAAAGTCCTAGCATTCGCGATTTCGAAACCTTCAGTTTTCTCGATTTCCCGATTTCCAGAAACTCATCAATCTGTAGCATCTGCAGCCTTCGGGTTATTCGATTCCTGGCCTTCTTTGATTACTAACTCGATTCCTTAGCCCTCAATCGATTCATAGCTTACCTGATTCATAGCTTTCCAGATTTCCCTATTTCCATAAACCCAGTAATCCCTAGCCCTCAATCCATTCATAGCTTACCCGATTTCGAATTCGAACAAGTACCTAGCTTTCCCGATTTCCAGAAACCCAGAATTCCCTAGCCTTCAATCCCTTCTGGCCTTCTTCGATTACTAACTCAGTAACTCGGATCTTTGGCAATGGAACCCGAAACAGCTGCAATTTGTGGGGACGAGTTGGTGGTGGCTTCCAGCCTGTCTGAGGGCGGTGATGATAGTGAGCCGGCAGGTGGTGCGACTGGCATTATTgttgtttttttccttcttctctacTTTAATCAGTTTCAAGgaattgttgtttttttttttctgcagctTTCATTGGTTTTGCAATTTTGATATATGTTGGAAACTTAGGTATTACTGGAAACTTAGATATTGCTGGAAAGTGAAAACTTAGGTATATGTGATATGTGCTTGCTTGTGTGCCTAATGCATTTGTTAGAGTAATGATATAACTGTGTGCCTAATGTATTTGAGTGCATTTTGTTGTGCATTGTGATCTATGCTTGCAATGGAACTTTGAAGAAGCTATGAAGTTTGGATGTTATTCTCTTCATTTTGTAGCTTAGTTTGTGATGTATGTGATGTTATATTCTTCTTCTAAACCCAAAACATGATGAAACTGTGGAGAAAATGAAGGTAATCAAAATTAgacttttgggcccgaaaacctGGCAGGACCGGCCTGGGACTGAACAATCCGGGCCTTCACTGAAAAACGTTATTTGAGCCCGGCCCGAATAAAACGGACTTGGTTCCGGGCCTAGCAAATTGACATGCGGTTCCAACCCGTACCCAGGCCTAGATTTGACTTCAAAATAGGTGTGCTATAATAGAAGATCTGGACATAAATCGAGTCAAATTTCAAACTCGGCCGGACAAAACTTTCGTAGAAAATTATGGAGTGCCTCTGATTTATGTTCAAAGCACGTACAACAGAGAATGTATTTGTTGATCTTATATGATTCTGGCTGCTCTCAACACAAGAATATATTCCAACGGTCCAACCTAAACAAGTTGGTCTAACCTCATCAATAATAAATTATGCAAATTTCTCCGATGTACGAGTACAGGGAGACCCACTCCTAGCTAAATGGGTACATTGATGAAGATGGAGGAGGCATTGTTATTTTCAAAATGGAATGGAGTGGATAGTGAGGAGGAACACTTGCAAGATCAAGATAGACGTAAAGGGGAAAACATGTTTCACGTGACGGCATGAAATGATATTTATTAGATACCGTATAATTTTACCATTCTAATCATTAGTTCATTACATAATTAGCAAGAAGAACATACTCGAGATTTGACTGACCTCAAGGACGGTGACAATGCACTTTTTTAGAGTTGTTGTCACGCcaaccacaatgacaacaatcACGAAGCAATGTTACCCCAATTTTTAACACGTATCTTAAGTAAAATTACAAGTGTATCTTTTAAACCCTAAGGCTGTGTTTGTTTCTCAGAATCTGGgtattgggaaaggaaagtgtttcctttcctgtgtttgggacATCCCAGGAAGGGAAACtggttcccaaaggaaaggaaaaagaggaggaaaTTGGTTCCTCCCCTCCCCCCTCAGGAAccactttcccaaaggaaaggaaattgatttctggttaccaaacatggcctaaatGTTGTTTCCCTTTGATATGATTTAAGGGTGTCTTATTATCTCACTCTCGTACTAGTCATCATCTTCCAAATCTTATATTGCCACATTACTAACTCTTATACATGCTAGTTCGCTTTTTTGCTCCTGGGTAGGTCATTCTATATCAAAGGCAAGAGGTGTCCAATCTCAAGCTTAAAGGGTTTGACCGATCTTCTAGTGGATTCCAATCAtcaaaagagaaataaaaagGTATAGTTTATGATATTCTTTGTTGCATATTTGAATACAATTCATGCTTACGCCTGCAAATTTACCAAGAACACCCATGTATGAATGTAGCATATAGTGTTATGTTGAATCATGTTTGCCTACTCAATTAGTTTATTATTTACTCAGTTGTGCTTAACTGCCATTAGATTGAATTCTAACCATGAAGAAAAATAAACTTAGTCCAACTGCTTTATTATTCGTCACTATTAGAGTCCATTGATTGTTGAACACAATTAAGTAGGTGAACATGATTGGTGTTATGGTCTAATAGTTTGTCGTTTCCTATTTACATTGATCATTGAACGCAACTAAGTAGGTGAAATTATAAATTTCAAAGGGCAAAAACTCATGTCCAAATTGGTATGCACATGTTTGTCCTAACTCTATGCTATTTCTCTACATTTGACAATCAAATTTATGattggactaaattcagtttgccccctccaactttggggcaaacatcagtttggtccctgatctttttttttaatcatgatggtccttgcACTTCTAATTTTCATCATCCGCAtccaaatctcaaaattctctCCGATCATAACGTCACTTGCTGAGTTGGCTCCGACATGGGGCCccacttttcagtttttcagCCTCAGTTTAGATGAAATGTCGAAATTACCCTCCTCTGATCCTCTCCTACATCCCACAACCCCTTTTGGGGTAACACAAATCCCTTCGTAGCTTCGCTCAATCGCCACCATGAGCGCAACCCAACCCTCCTCTCCTACGTCACTTCCCGCTCTTAATCCTCTTCACCATCAAAATCAGTCTCCGACTAtacactctctcttctctccttcaTCTCCCAATCTCCCCAAACCCACTCTCTGTACTCTCCAGAGGCATCACCCCACCACCCAAACCATCAAAACTAGATTTCACTTCACCTTCGCCACCCAAATCATCGAAACCAAAATTCAATTCGCCTTCACCATTAAAACCAGATTTCTCCTCTTTCTCCAAGAAGCAACGCGTTGTACATGTACATGCTGGAAACTCAACTCAGCCACTGGCCATGTCCACAAAAGTCCAGAACCCAGATTCCATAGCTGAGCAAACCtccacaaaaaataaaaagcccagaaccaaagattgaaactttagccaaaatgaaagaaaccTAGAAGAGAAAGATCAAAGTTGTAGAAATGGGTTACCTTGGAAAATTGATTGAGGGAGTTTTTGGGATTTTTGAGGTTGGTATCCCTTCAGTGGGAGGATTGGGGCTGCTCGAATCTGAGAGTGGCGGAGAGGAAGACAAGTATGAATCTGAgaccttcatcttcatcatcttcatctttgtCTTCTTGTGATTTACAACCATGGCTGCCTACACCACCACCCCGGACAACAAAATCCTGCTCACCGAACAAGGCGTGGCCCATGCCCAGCTCGCCGGAACCCACTTCCTCCATGTCGTCTCCGCCGCGTCGTCTCCACTGAAGACAAACTCGAACTTGAAGTTTAGGAATGGATTGTATGAGTAGGAATCGTCGCCGCCACCGCGTGCTGAGATGCTTTCAAGGTCGTCGCTGGAGGTCAGAGCGTCGTCGCGCATGTCAACAGAGAAGGATGAGGGAGGGAAGGGAGGCGCGTGGTCCTTAGATACGAGCTTGCGCTTGTGGATCGAGGAAGTAGTGGAGGCGGAGACCAACTGGAATGGCAACGGGGACTGAGCTCTGCTAACGGTTGGAGACGGCAaggtgagaagaagaagaggaggaggaagaagaagagagatgaGGAAAATAGTATAGGGTAATAAGGGTAATTTCGACATTTTATTTAAACTGAGGttgaaaaactgaaaagtggGGCCCCATGTCGGGGCTAACTCAGCAAGTGACGTCATGATCGGAGATAATTTTGAGATTTGGATGCGGGTGATGAAAATTAGAAGTgcaaggaccatcatgattaaaaaaaaaaatcagggaccaaactgatgtttgccccaaaattggagggggcaaactgaatttagtcctttaaCCGTTCAAAAGTTAAATCAACTTTCAAATATAATCTTTgccaaaaataaatgtaaacAAAAATCGTTTACTCATTTGATTGGTGAAAGTTAATAATCCAATCCACGATCGATTGTCTAACCATTCAATATAAGAGAGTTTAGACACACAGTTTTTGACTTAAATTTTTGCCGTATTAAAGTTTGTTtggttgatttttatttttgttcaacGCTTTCGCTGTTTTTCTAAAAGTGTTTCACATATATGAATAGGACCACCATTTCCATTATCCAATTTATAGCCTTGAAGTTAAAAAAGAAATGAATTACTTTCTAGGTAAACTAtaccagaaagaaaagaaatagaaaaaaaaaaaaattgaaaaattttcCCAACAAGACCCCCTCAAATACAAATCTCGAAAATGGGGAAACTTTACCCCAAAATTTTGGCTCAATATCTCCCGCTATAGCGGGCGAATGAAATTCAAAAAGCGCGCGCGGCCTCGTCTTCAATTCTCAAATACCCCCACTCTTGAcccaaattgaaattcaatCTCAGACTAGAGCCACAGAATTGTCTGAATCTGAGAGCAACAAGATCCCAGCCTCGAGCAAATGGCCGGAGTTCGTGTCGTCGGTGGCCGGATCTACGATTCCGAGAACGGAAAAACCTGTCACCAGGTctgtttcattttcaattgtttGGGAGTCGATTTTATCTAATTGCGAGAAATTAGGGCAAGTAGAAAGTTGTAATTTTGGGGTCGAATTTATTTACTCTTACAGTGCCGGCAGAAGACTAGGGATTTTGTGGCGTCGTGTAAGAATCTGAAGAAGAATGCTCGCTGCACCATTAGCTTTTGTCATAAATGTCTCTCGAACAGGTTAGGTTTTGAAAGTCTCActttttgaataaattttggGTCTTTTTGATGGATGTGATATTGGGTGTGATGATTGGATGTAGATATGGAGAGAAGGCTGAAGAGGTGGAGCTTTTGGAGGACTGGAATTGCCCCAAATGTAGGGGGAATTGTAATTGTAGTTTCTGCAGGTAAATGTTGGATGTTGGTGTAATTTAGTTGCTGAATTGGATATTTGCTTTTTAGGGTAAATTTTCTGATTTGAGAAATGTGTTATTTGCCAGGAAGAAACAAGGCCTCAAACCCACTGGTCTACTTGTTCACACGGCCAAGGAAGGTGGGTTTGGTTCGGTTTCGGAGATGTTGACTGCGAGAGGACCAGAGAATTTTGGTATTGAGAGGAAGGTTGCTGAGAAGGTCGGGTGATTTTGCTTTTAGTGTTTGGAAGTTGCATATTGATAGTTggtattttgttttaatttgatTGGGAAAGGTGCTGTTTAATGTGTTAATGCTGTTGAATTTTGATAGGTGGCTGTCGATGGAAAGGAGAATTCTGTTGATCAAAAGGTTGAGGCCAGCCTGAATTCAACACAAAATCCTGAGGAGGGACAAGTCAAGAAAACAAAGAGGAAAGGATTGAAGGAAATCCGTAATGGCAGCAGGGACGATCCTAAAGTCTCCGAGGATGGCAGCAGGGATGATCCTAAAGTCTCCAAGGATGTTGCTGTAAAAGAAGtgaaatcaagaaagagaaaaaataaagatCGAAGAGAAGAAGCAGATGATGCGAAACTGCAAGGTGAAGAAGTTCAAAATGTTGTGAACAACAATGATGTCAAGAGGAAGAAAAAGGCCAAGGACAAGGTCAAGAGTAGCAAAGAGACTTGCAGAGTTGAGGAATGCACCAAGAATATTCTGAACAAAAAAGTTGAGCCTGAGCTTCCTTTGCCTGAGGGCATTCCCTTAACAAGTGTCTTGGGAATTGAACTGCCTCCTGAGGATGCTGGAAACGCTCTGCAATTTATGGAATTTTGTTCAGCTTTTGGAGAggtaatttggatttttctgaTATTAAATATTAGATGAATGAATGCTGCTCTAAATCTGATTGTGATTTTCTATAATGCGCACTGTTATAAACCTTCTGATTTTGCATTGATGCAACTATAATGTACTCTAGGTTCTCAAATTCAAAAAAGCACAGGCTGAATCGATACTTGGTGAATTACTGCGCCAACGAAGTGGGCGAGCTGGCCGCCCTGGACAATACTCCTCACTTATTCGGTTTCACATGCAACTATTATCTCTACTACAGGAGGATATGGGAGAGGAGTAAGAATTCTGCCTTGTAACTTTTATATAGTATTCAACTGAATAAAGTAATTAGGCTTCAATGGTGAAAAGAATTCATGCAGTTTATTCATGAACATTTTTATTGTTGggattatataaataaaatactTGAAGAAATAGCTGACTGTTGATATTATTTTTGTGTTAGGCCTTCATCTATAGATGAAATGAGCCACAAAAATTCATGGTTCCAAGATGTGGGTAAATGCATCTCTGAATCTGAGTCCGAACACCTTTTGAAGGAACTGCCTACAGATTGTTTCAGTAGAGGTGGTGCTGGATATGATATCTTAGACCTCTCTCAGAAGCTCAGACTCTTAACTTACCTTTGTGATGAGGTGATTTGCACTTCGTAAGTACAAAGAGAGTATTTTGACTATAATTTACAAAAGTTCATGTTTTGTGGGTCAAGAGTAAGATGAAAACTTTTCAATCTTTCCTCCAGTAAACTGAGGAGCTGGATAGAAGAACAGCATGAAAAGATTGTTGAAAGCGAAAAGGAAGCAAAAGGAAAAGTTAATGCAGCCAAAGATAAGGTAAAGATATAGTATAAGGCAAGAATCCCTTGGAGCCTACATGTTAGTTCTGCTTAAAACTAATTTTATTGTTAATGTACAGGAAAAACTCCTCAAGCGGAAGTTGCAAGATGAGGTGGCGAAGCTTATTATTGCAAAAAATGGTGCTCCTCTGTCAATTTCAGAACATGAAGCTCTTGTTTCACAAATAAAAAGTGAAGCAGCTCAAGCTCATGCTGAGTTGCTTGAAGCAGAGGGCATAGTGCCTAAAAGTATGTTCCCATTTCTAATATCTTTAGTTCATATGTTCCCATTTCTAATATCTTTAGTTCACTGTGTTTTACGAGAAACTTGAACTGTTTATCTGGTACAAGTGCTGTTTCTTCATGCCATTTTTGTTACACTGTCATGTCTTTCGCGAATCTTTTTCATACATGCATGTGTGAAGAGTTCCTTGTACATACTTTGTAGAGAAACATAGACGTGATGCTTTAAGAACGGAGCCTTATCGTGTGGATGTTGATGGCCGCATCTTTTGGAAATTAAAGGGTTACAACAATGGAGAAGATATCGTGCTTCAAGGTTAGATTTTTGAGCGGTCTCAATTGTAATAAGTTTTGTTCCAGTTTATGAGTCTGGACATTAAATTTGGTATTGTACAGATTTGGGGGCCTGGGTTGCAGTTGTATCTAAAGAAGAATGGTTTGTTTATGGTGCGGAGACAAAGGAAGCAATTGACAATTACTGTTCTTCTTTAAGGTATGCACAGTTACTCGTCTTACATTTTCAGTTTAGTTGAAACACCCTCTGATTCACATGATATCGCGTACTTTCTGTAATGTAGCTCTCCAGAACTCAAAGTTCTGTTTGCTTATAAAGGTAATAACTTCAGTGTTTGCTTGGTTTGCAGGAGAAAAAAGTCTAGTGGAACCATGTCACAAACTGTTCCTCGTGAAAGCGATGAAGAAAACATGTAGATGAGGGCCATGGTTATTTCAAATGGCATATACTCCTAATTTGCTTTACAATTGAATAGTGTAGATCATCAAGATTATCAAGAGATTGGGCGATTGGCTGCTTCTGTCCGAAAGGAATTGCCAGTGTTGTAGAAGTAGGTTCACATACACAGTTGCAAGTATTTTGGCTGCCCAATTGTTCTGCATATCTTCCTATATGGTGAAGCTGATTCAGAAGTGTTGTACTTTGATTTGTAACTGGTAGTTGTACCCCACTATTTTTTGGGCGATCTTAAGGAATTGTACAACAGAGGAACCCCAAACTgattagtaatttctgagttcATATTATTTGCTGCATTTGTTTGCAGATTCATCTTGATGTTTGTTACAGTTGATCATAATGTAATATTCTTCATCAACTTATCTATGATTTTATGCAGCATCATCTTTGGGGAAATAATGAACTTTCTTTTTAAAATCCTTAGTGACAGTAACAATGCCAATTGCTCAACCCCTTGATGCATGAAGACGCTCGTTCAAGTCATCAAGACGTCAACTTCTTCTTTTGAAGTCATTCATTTGGGACATTTTTGAGAGACCAGTTTAGTGGCATATGCTATTGTAATATTGCACAACTTGAGTGCTTTAGCCTCTAGGTGCATTCATTCACATTTCTAGGTGCATTCACAGCATTTAGTAAAcaatgttgttgtttttttgtcGAGCTATTGTTCATTTCTGTACGCGCaatattcaagtttgattattCAAGAACAGTTTTCGTGTAGATTATTTTCGTCGTAACCTTATTTtgattataaaaataaattctTTTCAGGACAATCCAAGTATCCAACTGGTCACAAAATTTTCTAAAGAAAAgtaaatggaaaagaaaatatgaagaaagaaaaatggataaCATGAGGACACGTAACCAGAATTTTGGCGGTTGAGAGCAGCCACTCCAAACTCCAAACagctctgctctctctctcaagcTTCAACCTTTTTCTCAAAGAAAGCCTGAAATGGCAACTGTAACCACcgcaagaggaggaggaagcaTCCTCTGCTCCCACCATGAACCCTTCACCCGCCAccgctttctctctctccacccaCCTCGTCccctcctccaccgccaccCATCAAAGTCCACCTCCACCTTCCTCACCCATTCCAAGCCCATTGGGCCCATATTGAAACTCACCGCCCCACGAGCCGCCGACACCTCCTCCGTCCCCACCACCGGCGACAAAGCCATAGTCACCGACGACCAGTTCTCCCTCGCCAAGGTTGGCCTAAAGTTCTCtgctttttctgatttttttacTCTGTTTTATTCATTTTCATGATGTAAAGGTGTGAACTTTGCAGGTTTCATTTGGTTCTATTGGACTAGTTGGTGGGATTACACTGTTAGGGTGAGTTGTTAATCCTATTTTGGTTCTTGGGTAAAGTGTATTTAGTACTAATAGTAGTATGTTCTTTTGGGTTTTGTGTGTTGTGAGCAACAGGTATGGTTTTGGGGCATACTTTAATATCCTACCTGGTTCTGAATGGTCAGCATTGATGTTAACATATGGGTTTCCTCTTGCAATCATTGGTATGGCTTTCAAGGTAAAATCTAAATCCTGTGTACAACAGCCTATGAAAAATGTTTAAGAACATATTATACAAGGTTTTGTTGTGCAGTGGTTTATGTTCGGT encodes the following:
- the LOC133726175 gene encoding uncharacterized protein LOC133726175 — translated: MAGVRVVGGRIYDSENGKTCHQCRQKTRDFVASCKNLKKNARCTISFCHKCLSNRYGEKAEEVELLEDWNCPKCRGNCNCSFCRKKQGLKPTGLLVHTAKEGGFGSVSEMLTARGPENFGIERKVAEKVAVDGKENSVDQKVEASLNSTQNPEEGQVKKTKRKGLKEIRNGSRDDPKVSEDGSRDDPKVSKDVAVKEVKSRKRKNKDRREEADDAKLQGEEVQNVVNNNDVKRKKKAKDKVKSSKETCRVEECTKNILNKKVEPELPLPEGIPLTSVLGIELPPEDAGNALQFMEFCSAFGEVLKFKKAQAESILGELLRQRSGRAGRPGQYSSLIRFHMQLLSLLQEDMGEEPSSIDEMSHKNSWFQDVGKCISESESEHLLKELPTDCFSRGGAGYDILDLSQKLRLLTYLCDEVICTSKLRSWIEEQHEKIVESEKEAKGKVNAAKDKEKLLKRKLQDEVAKLIIAKNGAPLSISEHEALVSQIKSEAAQAHAELLEAEGIVPKKKHRRDALRTEPYRVDVDGRIFWKLKGYNNGEDIVLQDLGAWVAVVSKEEWFVYGAETKEAIDNYCSSLRRKKSSGTMSQTVPRESDEENM
- the LOC133726182 gene encoding uncharacterized protein LOC133726182 yields the protein MATVTTARGGGSILCSHHEPFTRHRFLSLHPPRPLLHRHPSKSTSTFLTHSKPIGPILKLTAPRAADTSSVPTTGDKAIVTDDQFSLAKVSFGSIGLVGGITLLGYGFGAYFNILPGSEWSALMLTYGFPLAIIGMAFKYAELKPVPCLTYLDAQQLRETAATPILIQVRNDVTRYRYGDEQHLDEALKRIFQYGQGGGIARRSAPVLQRIREEVTEDGRYCLVLVFEAKSLQLSDFEQRQAKFTSFFGPGITAEIAKGEENLYEVKLISNSNVNPTA